The following are encoded in a window of Ricinus communis isolate WT05 ecotype wild-type chromosome 4, ASM1957865v1, whole genome shotgun sequence genomic DNA:
- the LOC8258132 gene encoding formin-like protein 4 produces the protein MSVPPSSNRKVVIAIFAAFSITLMTASILFFLCGKYARRRRRNKIDASFEQEAAVTSEEFRKFGTKVKGLIVEEDGRDVIYVKDLEDRKLKTKFSTVILNPSFEEEEVRDDMVVKRTRIYKPQEVKGRVIESVQPNVQPLEITPSVQNPAPPLPATTPSPPPPPPPPPPPPPFLRRPPLPTAKRHSVPLPPLSESGGLVSSLRPSAAPRWNTNNDGRAPSSTEESSKVTSVSNMKLKPLHWDKVMANADHSMVWNEIIDGSLRFDDNQIETLFGYKTSRSKTPEGNGVSSSISSYPASSAQTFIFESRKSQNTAIVLKSLAVSRKEILAALVDGHGLTTDALEKLNRIAPTQEEEAKILQFRGNPSKLTDAESFLYHILKAVPSAFIRINAMLFRSNYDAEILHLKESLQSLELGCKELRRRGLFLKLLEAILKAGNRMNAGTSRGNAQGFNLAALRRISDVKSTDGKTTLLHFVVEQVAQSEGRCCVVDQNRSVERNNSKRGIKSDSGPGTLSEAERQKEYLLLGLQALRGLNIEFSNVKKAAIIDYDNLISTCSSLTARVTEIRLLVTQCENCEGGGFFRDMKGFLEETEEETRVVVEEKTRILGLVKRTTDYYQAGAAKQDRANLLQLFVIVKDFLDKVDQVCMEISQKMQKKDMAANIGSTSPPLPPIRSPVKFPDFRLGLISDSSRSPSSSESDDDF, from the exons ATGTCAGTGCCTCCGTCATCGAATCGAAAGGTCGTGATTGCCATTTTTGCAGCATTTTCAATCACTTTAATGACTGCTTCcatcttgttctttttgtGTGGTAAATATGCTAGACGCAGGCGACGAAATAAAATTGATGCAAGCTTTGAACAAGAAGCTGCGGTGACTTCTGAAGAATTCAGAAAATTTGGCACGAAAGTGAAAGGATTGATCGTGGAAGAAGATGGCCGAGATGTAATTTATGTCAAAGATTTAGAAGACAGAAAACTTAAAACCAAGTTCTCAACGGTTATCTTGAATCCTagctttgaagaagaagaggtgAGAGATGATATGGTTGTAAAGAGAACACGAATATATAAACCTCAGGAAGTGAAAGGGAGAGTGATAGAATCAGTTCAACCAAATGTACAACCTCTGGAAATAACTCCATCTGTGCAAAATCCAGCACCACCACTGCCAGCAACAACACCAtctccacctccaccaccgccacctcctcctcctcctcctccttttCTACGGCGACCACCACTACCAACAGCCAAGAGACATTCTGTGCCACTACCTCCACTGTCAGAGTCTGGTGGTCTTGTTTCATCACTAAGACCCTCAGCAGCACCAAGATGGAACACGAACAACGATGGCAGGGCACCGAGTTCAACAGAGGAAAGTTCAAAAGTGACTAGTGTTAGCAATATGAAGCTAAAGCCATTGCATTGGGATAAAGTTATGGCCAATGCTGATCATTCAATGGTTTGGAATGAGATCATTGATGGCTCTCTCAG ATTTGATGATAACCAAATAGAAACACTGTTTGGATACAAAACTTCAAGAAGCAAAACCCCTGAAGGAAATGGAGTCTCATCAAGTATTAGCAGTTATCCTGCCTCAAGTGCTCAAACTTTCATCTTCGAGTCTCGGAAGTCGCAGAACACAGCAATTGTACTAAAATCATTAGCAGTTTCTCGTAAAGAAATCCTTGCTGCCCTTGTTGATGGCCATGGCCTCACCACTGATGCCCTTGAAAAACTTAACAGAATTGCCCCAacccaagaagaagaagccaaAATCCTGCAATTCAGAGGCAACCCGAGTAAACTTACAGATGCTGAATCTTTCCTTTACCACATCCTGAAAGCTGTTCCGTCCGCATTCATCCGGATCAATGCAATGCTTTTTAGATCAAATTATGACGCAGAAATTCTCCATCTCAAGGAATCCTTGCAAAGCCTTGAATTGGGATGCAAAGAACTACGGAGACGAGGCCTCTTCTTAAAACTTCTTGAAGCCATTCTCAAGGCTGGCAATAGGATGAATGCTGGGACATCTAGAGGCAACGCACAAGGTTTCAACCTTGCTGCTCTTAGAAGGATTTCTGATGTTAAAAGCACTGATGGCAAGACTACTTTACTTCATTTTGTGGTGGAACAAGTAGCTCAATCAGAAGGTAGATGTTGTGTAGTCGATCAGAACAGAAGTGTTGAAAGAAACAACAGCAAACGAGGAATCAAAAGTGATTCAGGTCCAGGCACCCTATCGGAAGCAGAAAGACAAAAAGAGTACCTACTGCTAGGATTGCAAGCATTGAGGGGATTGAATATTGAGTTCTCCAATGTCAAGAAAGCAGCCATCATAGACTATGATAATTTGATTAGCACATGCTCCTCTCTTACGGCCCGTGTTACAGAAATCCGGCTGCTCGTTACACAGTGCGAAAATTGTGAGGGGGGTGGTTTTTTCAGGGATATGAAAGGGTTTTTAGAGGAGACTGAGGAGGAAACTAGAGTGGTGGTAGAGGAGAAAACAAGAATTCTGGGGCTTGTAAAGAGAACAACAGACTATTACCAAGCAGGAGCTGCAAAACAGGACAGGGCAAACCTGCTTCAACTGTTTGTCATTGTGAAAGATTTTCTTGACAAAGTTGATCAAGTCTGTATGGAAATTTCTCAAAAGATGCAAAAGAAGGATATGGCAGCAAATATAGGATCAACATCACCCCCATTACCACCAATAAGATCCCCAGTGAAATTTCCAGACTTCCGTTTAGGTTTGATATCAGATTCATCAAGGAGTCCTTCTTCCAGTGAATCGGATGATGATTTCTGA
- the LOC8258133 gene encoding protein EDS1B, which translates to MGSVSLGESVGIKEEVIKKACSMAMKAHNKTSGKQLYVSEKIRPSSEIVFSFPGSWFVTDWFSKGPFGEVEVDLQLLPSLKHVGLNGTATVNEAFLLRFKALVANPQFRKEVGTAVMDGKQVVFTGHSLGGPIAILAAIWFLDEYIRPDTSRRPPLCVTFGSPLVGDRIMSHAVRRESWSRYFINFVMKYDIVPRISLTPLSSIQQQLQLILNFFNSKSLLEPVHEAVNFYVTVMRNVSSVASHAACKIMGSTNLLLETLSSFMGLSPYRPFGTYVFCTGNGKLVVIRNPDAVLQLLFYTSQLNSEAELSVVAQSSLKDHLNYKDELEESLQMQTVTCLENHHLEALPLSSDDMTAESNLALNDLGLSARARLCLRATGELEKQKSNNQRAIDKKMADIEHGVANLQGYKKRCQHKVGYYDAFKLSEDREEFDANVERLKLAGIWDEIIEMLKRYELPDEFEGRKAWIDVGTKYRRIVEPLDIANYYRHLKNEDTGPYMERGRPKRYKCTQRWREHAERMSNESLESCFWAEVEELCMKAGSLGIRENVLRLKSQVEEWIRDGVQDQDVFLKGSTFDKLLKEHFLTNLGQPPAFQGSWS; encoded by the exons atggGTAGTGTTAGTCTTGGGGAGAGTGTAGGGATTAAAGAAGAGGTTATCAAGAAAGCTTGCTCAATGGCTATGAAAGCTCACAACAAGACTAGTGGGAAGCAATTATATGTTTCTGAAAAGATTAGACCTTCATCTGAAATTGTTTTTAGCTTCCCTGGGTCTTGGTTTGTAACTGATTGGTTTAGTAAAGGTCCCTTTGGAGAAGTGGAAGTGGATCTTCAGCTACTACCTTCTCTCAAACATGTTGGTCTTAATGGTACTGCCACTGTCAATGAAGCTTTTTTGCTAAGATTCAAGGCACTCGTGGCTAATCCACAATTCAGAAAAGAG GTAGGAACAGCTGTGATGGATGGGAAACAAGTTGTCTTTACCGGGCACTCTTTAGGGGGGCCTATTGCTATACTTGCTGCTATCTGGTTTTTGGACGAGTACATAAGACCAGACACCAGCAGAAGGCCGCCTCTTTGTGTTACTTTTGGATCTCCCCTTGTTGGAGATCGCATTATGAGCCATGCAGTTAGGCGTGAGAGCTGGTCTAGATACTTCATAAATTTTGTTATGAAATATGACATTGTTCCACGGATATCACTCACCCCGCTTTCATCCATTCAGCAACAACTGCAGCTGATTCTCAATTTCTTCAATTCAAAATCCCTTCTAGAACCTGTACATGAAGCTGTGAATTTTTATGTAACTGTGATGAGAAATGTATCTTCTGTAGCAAGCCATGCTGCCTGTAAGATCATGGGAAGCACTAATCTATTGTTGGAGACTCTATCAAGTTTCATGGGGTTAAGTCCTTATAGACCCTTTGGAACCTATGTCTTCTGCACAGGAAATGGGAAACTTGTTGTCATAAGGAACCCAGATGCTGTTCTGCAACTATTATTCTATACCTCTCAGTTGAATTCTGAAGCAGAACTTTCAGTAGTTGCCCAGAGTAGCCTAAAAGATCACTTGAACTACAAAGATGAACTGGAAGAAAGCTTACAAATGCAGACGGTTACCTGTTTAGAAAACCATCATCTAGAAGCACTTCCATTATCATCAGATGATATGACTGCAGAGAGTAACTTGGCCTTGAATGACTTAGGCCTG AGCGCTAGAGCTAGATTATGCCTTCGTGCTACTGGAGAGCTGGAGAAGCAAAAAAGCAATAATCAGAGAGCAATTGACAAAAAGATGGCAGATATTGAGCATGGAGTAGCAAATCTCCAAGGATACAAGAAGAGGTGCCAACATAAAGTAGGATATTACGATGCTTTCAAACTTTCAGAAGACAGAGAAGAGTTTGATGCTAATGTAGAGAGGCTTAAGCTGGCAGGAATATGGGATGAGATTATCGAAATGCTGAAAAGGTATGAACTTCCTGATGAATTTGAGGGCAGGAAGGCATGGATTGATGTTGGGACCAAGTACCGGCGCATAGTTGAACCCTTAGATATTGCCAACTACTATCGACACCTAAAGAATGAAGATACAGGACCCTACATGGAAAGGGGCAGACCAAAAAGGTACAAATGCACCCAAAGATGGCGTGAGCATGCAGAGAGAATGTCAAATGAATCTCTGGAATCATGTTTTTGGGCTGAGGTCGAGGAGCTTTGCATGAAAGCCGGAAGTCTAGGCATCAGAGAAAACGTTTTGCGCCTGAAGAGTCAAGTTGAAGAGTGGATTCGAGATGGGGTTCAAGACCAAGATGTGTTCTTGAAAGGTTCAACCTTCGACAAGTTGTTGAAAGAGCACTTTTTAACCAACTTAGGTCAACCTCCTGCATTTCAGGGCTCATGGAGTTGA